DNA sequence from the Acidobacteriota bacterium genome:
AGCGCGAAGCGAAGGTCAAGGTTCTGCTCATCCTCTCCGACGGCTACCCCCAGGACTTCGACTACGGCAGCGACCGGGCATCCCGCGTCTACGGCATCCGCGACACGATGGTCGCTCTCCGCGAGACGGAACGCCAGGGCATCTCGACGTTCTGCATCACCGTCGATCCCGCGGGCCACGACTACCTGCGCGAGATGTGCCCTGAGCGCCGCTACCTCGTCATCGACGAGATCGCCGCGCTGCCCAGCCAGTTGCCGAAGGTGTACCGAGGACTGACGGCGTAGATCAGCGGGTCAGAATCCCCAGCGGCGGCGCCCCGTCGGGGCTCTCGAAGTCCACGTCGAGCAGCATCGCGATGAGGTCGGCGATGTCGGTCAGCCCCATGCGGTGAACGGTGCGGCCGGCTTCGAAGCCGGCGCCCCAGCCGACGAAGCCGGTCAGAATCTCTGGGAAGTCGGTAGGGAAGTGGCCGTGGGCGCCGCCGTCGGTGGGTCGGATGGCGTCGCCGGAGGCGTCAGACCCGAAACTGACGCCAAGGTTTCCGGCTAGGGCGAGGCGGGCCTCGGGGGCGGCGCCCGCCTGGTCGAGTGCGTTGCGTTCCACGACGCGGAACAGGCGGCGCACGGTCTCGGGCAGATCGGCCAGGATGCTCCGGACCGCGCTCATGGCTTCGGCGTCGGCCTCGTCGCGCAGGTGCAGGAAGGCCGCGCCGCCCGCCGGGTGGAAGGTGGCCCGCCACTCGCCGCGATCGGCCTCGGTACCGTGCAGGCCGGCTTCGGCGAGCCAGACGTTCGGCATGAGCTGGGTGTGGAGATCGACGAAGCCGTGGTCGCCGGTGACGACGAAGGCCGTGCGTTCGAGGATGCCGGCGCGTTCGGCGGCATCGCGGACGGCGCCGACGGCCCGGTCGGCCGCGGCGACCGCGCGCCGGGCGCGATCCGATTCACGGCCATGGGCGTGCTGGGCGGAATCTGTCGTGATCAGGTGGAGCGCGATGAGAGCCGGCCGGTGGGTTTCCAGGACGTACGCGGCCATGGCGCCCGTCGTGTCGTCACGGGTGATGTAGGCGGCGCCGTAGTTGCGCAGGTTGAGCCGG
Encoded proteins:
- a CDS encoding ectonucleotide pyrophosphatase/phosphodiesterase, with product MRPLSANGSLRRGLPSLPAVTGAVLCGLLLASGPLTAQAEPRADHVVLVSVDGFRPDFYLPGSPWPAPNIQQMARDGAHAEGVRGVFPTVTYPSHTTIVTGALPARHGVYYNRPFEPEGQTGEWYWFESSIQVDTLWDAVRAAGRQTAAISWPVTVGAPIDRFVPETYSLDPNSDRLAPMREGTTPGLWQELEREATGRLNLRNYGAAYITRDDTTGAMAAYVLETHRPALIALHLITTDSAQHAHGRESDRARRAVAAADRAVGAVRDAAERAGILERTAFVVTGDHGFVDLHTQLMPNVWLAEAGLHGTEADRGEWRATFHPAGGAAFLHLRDEADAEAMSAVRSILADLPETVRRLFRVVERNALDQAGAAPEARLALAGNLGVSFGSDASGDAIRPTDGGAHGHFPTDFPEILTGFVGWGAGFEAGRTVHRMGLTDIADLIAMLLDVDFESPDGAPPLGILTR